A single genomic interval of uncultured Desulfobulbus sp. harbors:
- a CDS encoding FtsX-like permease family protein, producing the protein MILKLAYKDVVHDRLLSVCLVLAIASIIAPLLILFGLQFGTIETLRNRLVQDPKNREIRPMITKSFERQWFDHLKERYPEVSFVVPMTRQISSSIAAVNEAADVHESLSLLATAPGDPLLLENNVPIPGNDGCVLSAAAARTLQVKVGEQLRFTAQRIIQGKYENGDFPVRVQGILEERASSLKVAYLPLEVIEAVEDFKDGRAVPVFGWPGELPAAYPVFEGAVVLVPQPLSKLDEVLMINNTGFSQISLLGQADLENMLGYLPNAALFGYQLTVKHRSVGDTNLRALTNKLRGRGAQIIPWIKPLPITLVFDDHRVSMPLSIFERGDATQGDGGASETDLASNGSRRTIFVSRDQSVSEGPAELLLHLEERELRVPVVVRPADVAPDRAFASAQLAGTLDLLRYRNVRYDPQTDAMLLSRQGYAGFRLYTSTIDAVARVQALLEAEGIAVNTERERIADVKRLDHYTSLIFWLIAAVGVVGGISALTASLYASVERKKKELNVLRLLGLLKKELILFPIAQGVLLSSGALLLSVVIFATVAQVINQLFRAQLRTTESLCSLSMGHFALLFIGVWSLSIIAATFAALRATRLEPAEALRDE; encoded by the coding sequence ATGATCCTGAAACTCGCCTATAAGGATGTGGTCCACGACCGGCTGCTCAGCGTGTGCCTGGTGCTGGCCATCGCCTCCATCATCGCGCCTCTTTTGATCCTCTTTGGCCTCCAATTCGGGACCATCGAAACCCTGCGCAATCGATTGGTCCAGGATCCGAAGAATCGGGAAATTCGGCCGATGATCACCAAGAGCTTTGAGCGACAATGGTTTGATCACCTCAAGGAGCGTTACCCGGAGGTGAGTTTTGTCGTGCCCATGACCCGGCAGATCTCCTCGTCCATCGCGGCGGTCAATGAGGCTGCTGATGTGCATGAATCGCTTTCCCTGTTGGCGACCGCGCCAGGCGATCCCCTGCTGCTGGAGAACAACGTTCCTATTCCCGGAAACGACGGTTGTGTCCTCAGTGCAGCGGCTGCCCGAACGCTGCAGGTCAAGGTGGGGGAGCAACTGCGTTTCACCGCCCAGCGGATTATCCAGGGTAAGTATGAAAACGGCGATTTCCCGGTGCGTGTCCAGGGCATCCTTGAGGAGCGGGCATCAAGCCTGAAAGTGGCGTACCTGCCGCTGGAGGTCATTGAGGCGGTGGAGGATTTCAAAGATGGCCGAGCCGTACCCGTATTCGGCTGGCCAGGGGAACTACCCGCGGCCTATCCGGTGTTCGAGGGCGCGGTGGTCTTGGTGCCGCAACCGCTGAGCAAGCTGGATGAGGTGCTCATGATCAACAACACCGGTTTTTCCCAGATCAGCTTGCTGGGGCAAGCGGATTTGGAGAACATGCTCGGTTATTTGCCGAATGCGGCTTTGTTCGGATACCAGCTGACGGTGAAACATAGATCTGTTGGCGACACCAATCTGCGCGCCCTCACCAATAAACTGCGGGGCAGGGGGGCGCAGATCATTCCCTGGATAAAGCCATTGCCCATCACCCTGGTCTTTGATGATCACAGGGTCTCCATGCCGCTTTCCATCTTCGAGAGAGGAGATGCCACACAGGGGGATGGGGGGGCATCGGAGACCGATCTTGCAAGCAACGGATCGAGACGGACGATTTTCGTTTCCCGAGATCAGTCGGTGAGCGAGGGGCCGGCCGAGTTGCTTCTCCACCTGGAAGAGCGGGAGCTGCGTGTACCGGTTGTGGTGCGCCCGGCGGATGTTGCTCCAGACCGCGCTTTTGCCTCGGCGCAGTTAGCCGGCACGCTTGATTTGCTTCGCTATAGAAATGTACGCTATGATCCCCAGACCGACGCCATGCTGCTTTCCCGCCAGGGATATGCCGGCTTTCGTCTGTACACCTCCACTATTGACGCGGTTGCGCGTGTGCAGGCCCTGCTTGAGGCCGAGGGGATAGCGGTCAACACGGAGCGGGAGCGTATCGCCGATGTCAAGCGGCTTGATCATTACACATCGCTCATTTTTTGGCTCATTGCCGCAGTGGGGGTCGTCGGCGGCATCTCCGCTCTGACTGCCAGCCTGTACGCCTCGGTTGAGCGGAAAAAGAAGGAGCTCAATGTATTGCGGCTCTTGGGGCTTCTCAAAAAGGAGCTGATTCTCTTTCCCATCGCCCAGGGGGTGCTGCTCTCAAGTGGAGCTTTGCTGTTGTCAGTGGTTATTTTCGCAACTGTGGCCCAGGTGATCAACCAACTGTTTCGTGCGCAGCTGCGGACAACGGAGTCCTTGTGCTCCCTGTCCATGGGGCATTTTGCGTTGCTTTTCATTGGGGTATGGAGCTTGAGTATTATCGCGGCGACCTTTGCGGCTCTGAGGGCCACCCGTCTGGAACCGGCAGAGGCGCTCCGTGACGAGTGA
- a CDS encoding ATP-binding cassette domain-containing protein: MGTVVYTLRDVVKTRSKGGASFTLRVPELDIHRGEFCSVVGPSGCGKSTLLDMLALVLEPSSVGRFRLAVPRYGGMEECDIHGLPENKAARIRRSNIGYVLQSGGLLSFLTVRENILLTAQISRTRVSPADLEQLVETLGLGDQLEKKPQYLSGGQRQRVAVARALIHRPKIILADEPTAAVDYPTALDIRDELHGLARQMGAAVVMVTHDRSLVEGVADVQVNFHLERLSRVEVEATTTVQAREMVA, encoded by the coding sequence ATGGGAACAGTGGTTTATACACTTCGTGATGTGGTCAAGACCCGCAGTAAGGGGGGGGCTTCCTTCACGCTGCGGGTGCCCGAACTCGATATTCACCGGGGCGAGTTCTGTTCGGTGGTCGGGCCTTCGGGCTGCGGTAAGTCCACCCTGCTCGATATGCTGGCTTTGGTGCTTGAACCCAGTTCCGTTGGGCGTTTTCGCCTGGCCGTTCCCCGGTATGGGGGCATGGAGGAGTGCGATATCCATGGGCTGCCGGAAAACAAGGCGGCCCGCATACGCCGCAGCAATATCGGTTATGTGCTGCAGAGCGGCGGATTGCTTTCCTTTCTCACGGTCCGCGAGAATATTCTCCTCACCGCCCAAATCAGCCGAACCCGCGTCAGTCCCGCAGACCTTGAGCAGTTGGTTGAGACCCTGGGCCTTGGCGATCAACTGGAAAAAAAACCGCAGTACCTCTCCGGCGGCCAGCGGCAACGGGTGGCGGTGGCACGGGCACTTATTCATCGACCGAAGATCATTTTGGCCGATGAACCGACCGCTGCTGTGGATTATCCGACAGCGCTCGATATTCGCGATGAGCTGCATGGATTGGCACGGCAGATGGGAGCGGCCGTGGTCATGGTTACCCACGATCGCTCTCTGGTTGAAGGTGTTGCCGATGTCCAGGTTAACTTTCATCTGGAGCGATTGAGTCGAGTCGAGGTCGAGGCGACAACCACGGTACAGGCTCGGGAGATGGTGGCATGA
- a CDS encoding SUMF1/EgtB/PvdO family nonheme iron enzyme produces the protein MVKGLTRLCIPVATLLFGATVPPPGMAEPAAGNPQPLPDDLVLPMPEGRTMALRSVCIGEGGGSYAWKRFRVGDPSGGYKESPTGVALGGAFKVGQSSDEDWCYYIGKYEVSEDQVFAVLGTPKEYENSQLPVRDLSWFTAEDFLRTYNEWLFAHAAKDLPLYGGMPGFLRLPTELEWEFAARGGSAVDSAAFDRKLPYPQNKIVEYEWYAGPKSSHNKVKKIGLLKPNVLGIHDMIGNVSEMTGSLYQIEYYQGRSGGYVAKGGHYLTDARQLRSSLRMEQEFYALDAKTKAMTPAKKQTLGFRPVLSSLVFPNREVSNRMGDDWESYRLGAAQTLPAAVSTSATSTKASVSGTDADTHLKRLKDELTRGGNVSASVQQELDLLAASLADIQFTIRQAEQDSAYSWIKIGSEQAFFITKEARKLPILEKLIQSALVSQRGEIAAKYKEREAEIRQNIDQAMSSYIESIRQLGTASTLAIQGGFERYSQFLAKRKADQQSKLLILVRSQAEAYLKVKRTDDELWKQQLFEWSGTQQ, from the coding sequence ATGGTCAAGGGATTGACCCGTCTTTGCATACCTGTTGCCACGCTCCTTTTTGGGGCCACGGTGCCGCCCCCAGGCATGGCCGAACCTGCGGCAGGAAATCCTCAACCTTTGCCCGACGATCTCGTCCTGCCTATGCCGGAGGGGCGAACCATGGCCCTGCGATCGGTCTGTATCGGCGAGGGGGGAGGATCCTATGCCTGGAAACGGTTTCGAGTGGGGGATCCATCCGGTGGCTATAAAGAGTCGCCCACCGGCGTTGCACTCGGCGGTGCTTTCAAAGTGGGACAGTCCTCCGATGAGGACTGGTGCTACTATATCGGCAAGTACGAGGTTTCCGAGGACCAGGTGTTTGCGGTGCTCGGAACGCCCAAGGAGTATGAGAACAGCCAACTGCCGGTGCGGGACCTTTCTTGGTTTACGGCCGAGGATTTCCTGCGTACATACAATGAGTGGCTCTTCGCCCATGCGGCCAAGGATCTCCCCTTGTACGGTGGCATGCCGGGATTTCTTCGGTTGCCCACGGAGCTCGAATGGGAGTTTGCCGCCCGTGGCGGCAGTGCGGTGGACAGTGCGGCCTTTGATCGCAAACTGCCTTATCCGCAGAACAAGATTGTCGAATATGAATGGTATGCCGGTCCGAAATCATCGCACAACAAGGTGAAAAAAATCGGGTTGCTCAAACCCAATGTGCTTGGCATTCATGATATGATCGGCAATGTGTCCGAGATGACCGGCAGTCTTTACCAGATCGAGTACTACCAGGGACGCAGTGGCGGCTATGTGGCCAAGGGGGGGCACTATCTCACTGATGCCCGGCAACTCCGTTCCTCCCTGCGCATGGAACAGGAATTTTATGCCCTTGATGCCAAAACCAAGGCCATGACGCCCGCGAAAAAACAGACCCTTGGCTTCCGCCCAGTCCTCTCCTCACTTGTTTTTCCCAATCGCGAGGTATCCAACCGGATGGGCGATGACTGGGAATCATACCGCCTGGGTGCAGCCCAGACCCTGCCGGCGGCGGTGTCGACCAGTGCCACCAGCACCAAGGCTTCGGTTTCGGGAACCGATGCCGATACCCATCTCAAACGGCTCAAGGATGAACTGACCCGCGGCGGCAACGTGTCAGCCTCGGTACAACAGGAGTTGGATCTGTTGGCTGCATCGCTTGCCGATATTCAGTTCACCATCAGGCAGGCAGAGCAGGATTCTGCCTACTCCTGGATAAAGATCGGCAGCGAACAGGCCTTTTTTATCACCAAGGAGGCCCGTAAGCTGCCGATTTTAGAAAAGTTGATTCAATCGGCGCTCGTCTCGCAGCGAGGTGAAATCGCCGCCAAGTACAAGGAACGCGAGGCGGAGATCCGTCAGAATATCGATCAGGCCATGTCGTCCTATATCGAGTCCATTCGCCAGTTGGGTACGGCATCCACCCTGGCTATTCAAGGGGGATTTGAGCGCTACAGTCAGTTTTTGGCCAAGCGCAAGGCCGATCAGCAGAGCAAGTTGTTGATCTTGGTTCGTAGTCAGGCAGAAGCCTATCTCAAGGTAAAAAGAACCGATGATGAACTGTGGAAACAACAGCTCTTCGAGTGGAGTGGCACCCAGCAGTGA
- the ruvB gene encoding Holliday junction branch migration DNA helicase RuvB: protein MKQEEQLTGKRLVTGTEREEDANIGGEIRPRRLEEYIGQEQVKQSLRVFIQAARQRGEPLDHVLFHGFPGLGKTTLAYIIANEMGAGIKVTSGPVIERPGDLAAILTSLQAGDVLFIDEIHRLNHVVEEILYPAMEDYQLDLVIGQGPGARSVKMDLPRFTLVGATTRTGLLTPPLRDRFGVILRLEYYSPEELVSIIQRTARLFNMDIDQDGAMELGRRSRGTPRIANRLLRRVRDFSEVGGHRVVSREVADAALSMLNVDPFGLDEMDRRILLTLMEKFQGGPIGLETLSTAVCEEKTTLEDVYEPFLIQSGFLVRTPRGRMATPAAYEHFHLPLPSFPSPQPGLFDLSDRKF from the coding sequence ATGAAACAGGAAGAGCAACTCACAGGCAAACGGCTGGTCACCGGGACAGAGCGGGAGGAGGACGCAAACATCGGCGGCGAGATTCGTCCGCGTCGCCTCGAGGAGTACATCGGCCAAGAGCAGGTCAAGCAGAGTTTGCGGGTTTTCATCCAGGCCGCCCGCCAGCGGGGAGAACCCCTGGATCACGTGCTCTTTCACGGTTTTCCCGGTCTGGGCAAGACCACCCTGGCCTACATCATCGCCAACGAGATGGGGGCGGGCATCAAGGTCACCTCCGGCCCGGTCATCGAGCGGCCTGGGGATCTGGCCGCCATTCTCACCAGTTTGCAGGCCGGAGATGTGCTCTTCATCGACGAAATCCACCGCCTTAACCACGTAGTGGAGGAGATTCTCTATCCGGCCATGGAGGACTACCAGTTGGACCTGGTCATCGGCCAGGGCCCGGGTGCGCGATCGGTGAAGATGGACCTGCCGCGCTTTACTCTGGTCGGGGCCACTACCCGTACAGGCTTGCTCACCCCGCCGCTGCGCGACCGGTTCGGCGTTATCTTGCGGCTTGAATATTACAGCCCTGAAGAGTTGGTTTCCATCATTCAGCGGACCGCCCGCCTATTCAACATGGACATTGATCAGGATGGGGCCATGGAACTCGGACGCCGGTCCCGGGGAACGCCCCGCATCGCCAACCGCCTGCTGCGCCGGGTACGGGACTTCTCCGAGGTCGGCGGGCACCGCGTTGTCTCGCGCGAGGTGGCGGATGCCGCCCTGTCCATGCTCAACGTCGATCCCTTTGGCCTTGACGAGATGGACCGACGCATTCTCCTCACCCTGATGGAGAAATTCCAGGGCGGGCCCATTGGTCTGGAAACCCTCTCCACTGCCGTGTGCGAGGAAAAGACCACCCTGGAAGATGTGTACGAACCCTTTCTCATCCAGTCCGGATTTCTCGTCCGCACGCCCCGTGGGCGCATGGCCACCCCTGCGGCCTATGAACATTTTCATTTGCCCCTGCCCTCCTTTCCCTCTCCCCAGCCGGGCCTTTTTGATCTGTCCGATCGAAAATTCTGA
- a CDS encoding vWA domain-containing protein, translating into MRRRTVGWALCLWMSAALVMAGQGWCESAPAGEKRTPMKIEGKQSLPLRVLSRAFSKVYTAPNVSSATVAENVPAFQTFFVYQKKGGGSDLDETVWYEVGPDNRGTVVGWMSSDDVFEWKQTMCLSYTHPEGRYPVLMFDKRAELEKLTAMPAEKRQEAVEKYYIDIAMGEVPPDFPIVTLEPKKAVDITKEFYLLPILQFEEVEFENREARILKLAAVTAEEADARTSSDIRKNKEYLQEAVQDANSVSPATLEKLGVDIVWVMDTTNSMMPYITQTLKVVEEASKRISANAELAKSVKFGVWGYRDSMTIADIGYNVKNYTPELQGIDQFVGTLKTVDVTPVGSQGYAEDVFSGVNGAVNDTTWSPDAMRFVILVGDAPSHDPGHKWNASGQSAATLRALANDRKVTVYTIHIKDSDPRAEQYHAVAEEQFQTLSANRGIQADPSYSSTPADNLAGFETVTKDVTDSIIRFMENAYQKKNEALAAQPTAPGGAGSSSAPAPGSTAVQGATDLNAQAGAASVAAPQSVNLDLFTEPQQGGSGQGGAAKSEAQTKADAAIKAAFVQWIGSQTGAKAPRDVVAWVTDKDLLTTDIQSLEVRLLINKQQLDSLRETLKTILAAGRKGQISGEDFFSSLQAAAATTARDPEMIKRAKSLAQSGLVPEFLVGLPYRSRIMDMTNELWSSWSVDEQDMFLADLEARIMAYETIHDGPEGWVQLNKSDDPSEYVYPITLELLP; encoded by the coding sequence ATGCGGAGAAGAACAGTTGGGTGGGCCTTGTGCCTGTGGATGTCGGCGGCGCTGGTGATGGCCGGCCAGGGCTGGTGCGAGTCGGCTCCGGCCGGCGAGAAACGGACCCCGATGAAGATCGAGGGGAAGCAGTCCCTACCGCTACGGGTTCTTTCCCGGGCATTTTCCAAGGTGTACACGGCACCGAACGTCAGCAGTGCGACGGTTGCGGAAAACGTGCCCGCCTTTCAAACCTTTTTTGTCTATCAAAAAAAGGGGGGGGGCAGTGACCTGGATGAGACGGTCTGGTACGAGGTCGGTCCGGATAATCGCGGGACGGTCGTCGGCTGGATGTCCTCGGACGACGTCTTTGAATGGAAGCAGACCATGTGTCTTTCCTATACCCATCCCGAGGGCCGCTACCCGGTGCTGATGTTCGACAAAAGGGCCGAACTGGAAAAACTCACAGCCATGCCTGCGGAAAAGCGTCAGGAGGCGGTCGAAAAATACTATATTGATATTGCCATGGGCGAAGTTCCCCCGGACTTTCCCATTGTCACCCTGGAGCCGAAAAAGGCGGTCGATATAACCAAGGAATTTTATCTTCTGCCTATTCTTCAGTTTGAAGAGGTTGAGTTCGAAAACCGTGAGGCGAGAATCCTCAAGCTCGCCGCCGTAACTGCTGAAGAGGCCGATGCCCGCACCAGCTCCGACATTCGCAAGAACAAGGAGTATCTCCAGGAGGCGGTGCAGGACGCCAACAGTGTCAGCCCGGCAACTCTGGAAAAATTGGGGGTGGATATTGTCTGGGTCATGGATACCACCAACTCGATGATGCCCTACATCACCCAGACGCTCAAGGTGGTTGAGGAGGCCTCCAAGCGCATTTCCGCCAATGCCGAGCTGGCCAAGTCGGTAAAATTCGGCGTCTGGGGGTATCGCGATTCCATGACGATTGCCGATATCGGCTACAACGTCAAGAATTATACCCCTGAGTTGCAGGGTATCGATCAGTTCGTCGGCACCCTCAAAACCGTGGACGTCACTCCTGTTGGCTCGCAGGGCTATGCCGAAGACGTCTTTTCCGGCGTCAATGGAGCGGTCAATGACACCACCTGGTCGCCCGATGCAATGCGTTTTGTCATCCTGGTTGGTGATGCGCCGTCCCACGATCCAGGACATAAGTGGAACGCCTCCGGCCAAAGTGCCGCAACGCTGCGGGCACTTGCCAACGATCGTAAGGTGACAGTGTACACCATCCACATCAAGGATTCCGATCCCCGGGCCGAGCAGTATCACGCGGTTGCCGAGGAGCAGTTTCAGACCTTAAGCGCCAACCGCGGCATTCAAGCCGATCCGTCCTATTCCAGTACGCCGGCAGATAATTTGGCTGGGTTTGAAACGGTGACCAAGGATGTAACCGATTCGATTATTCGATTCATGGAAAACGCCTATCAGAAAAAAAATGAGGCTCTTGCCGCCCAACCGACCGCACCGGGGGGGGCAGGTTCTTCGTCAGCGCCCGCCCCCGGTTCAACTGCAGTTCAAGGCGCCACGGATTTGAACGCACAAGCAGGGGCAGCCTCCGTCGCAGCCCCCCAAAGCGTCAATCTTGATCTGTTTACCGAGCCGCAGCAGGGCGGAAGTGGTCAGGGGGGGGCAGCCAAAAGTGAGGCGCAGACCAAGGCCGATGCCGCGATCAAGGCGGCCTTTGTCCAGTGGATCGGTTCCCAGACGGGGGCCAAGGCCCCGCGCGATGTCGTTGCCTGGGTAACGGACAAGGATCTGTTGACCACGGATATCCAGTCCCTGGAAGTACGGCTGTTGATCAACAAACAGCAGCTCGATTCTCTGCGGGAAACCCTGAAGACCATCCTCGCTGCCGGACGCAAGGGGCAGATCAGCGGTGAGGATTTCTTTTCCTCGCTGCAGGCGGCGGCCGCGACCACCGCCCGCGACCCGGAGATGATCAAACGGGCCAAATCGCTTGCGCAAAGCGGACTGGTGCCCGAATTTCTGGTTGGCCTCCCCTACAGGAGCCGTATCATGGATATGACCAACGAGTTGTGGTCCAGTTGGTCGGTTGATGAGCAGGATATGTTTCTGGCCGATCTCGAAGCCCGTATCATGGCCTATGAGACCATCCATGACGGTCCCGAGGGATGGGTCCAGCTCAACAAGAGTGACGACCCCAGCGAGTACGTCTATCCCATTACTCTGGAGCTTTTACCCTAA
- the ruvC gene encoding crossover junction endodeoxyribonuclease RuvC — MRILGIDPGSRITGYGVIATNGHEIGFVACGTIRTGDETDFSRRLLTIFHDLGEVIRLHQPVVAAVEDIFIDRNPRSALKLGHARGAAVVAALHNNLEVFDYPARQVKQSVAGYGQAEKSQVQHMVCSLLQLSSTPSKDAADALAVAICHAHQSRYSRWGHRT; from the coding sequence ATGCGTATTCTCGGCATTGATCCCGGATCGCGGATCACGGGATATGGCGTGATAGCAACCAACGGACATGAAATCGGTTTTGTCGCCTGCGGCACCATCAGAACCGGTGACGAAACCGATTTTTCCCGTCGGTTGCTGACAATCTTTCACGATTTGGGGGAGGTGATTCGTCTCCACCAACCCGTGGTGGCTGCGGTCGAAGATATTTTCATCGACCGCAATCCACGCTCTGCCCTCAAGTTGGGCCACGCCCGCGGAGCGGCTGTGGTGGCCGCCCTGCACAACAACCTGGAGGTCTTCGACTATCCTGCCCGCCAGGTCAAGCAGAGCGTTGCCGGCTATGGCCAGGCCGAAAAGAGCCAGGTGCAGCATATGGTGTGCAGCCTGCTCCAGCTCAGTTCCACTCCTTCAAAGGACGCCGCCGATGCCCTGGCGGTGGCCATCTGTCACGCCCACCAGAGCCGTTATAGCCGTTGGGGGCATCGAACATGA
- the ruvA gene encoding Holliday junction branch migration protein RuvA, translated as MIASLNGQVLFKTPSVVILDVGGVGYEAHISVRTYDALPDVGGSSFVFIQTMVREDAITLYGFSQKEEKELFLLLISVSGIGPKLALTILSGVGVATLCQAITTKDLAQLTSVPGVGKKTAQRLCVELSEKVGSFEGAVFQQKAVVGQAASGESQVMADAASALTNLGYPPATAWQALRAVEQQLDEAAGSVRVEELIRLALQSLATRS; from the coding sequence ATGATAGCCTCGCTTAATGGCCAGGTCTTGTTTAAAACCCCCTCTGTTGTGATCCTGGATGTCGGCGGTGTCGGCTATGAGGCCCATATTTCCGTACGTACCTATGACGCCTTGCCCGATGTCGGGGGCAGTTCGTTTGTCTTTATTCAGACCATGGTCCGTGAGGATGCCATTACCCTGTACGGCTTTAGCCAGAAAGAGGAAAAAGAACTGTTTCTCCTGCTGATTTCGGTGTCCGGCATCGGGCCGAAACTGGCCTTGACCATTCTTTCCGGAGTGGGGGTAGCCACCCTTTGCCAGGCGATCACCACCAAGGATCTGGCCCAGTTGACCTCGGTTCCCGGGGTGGGGAAAAAAACAGCCCAGCGACTCTGCGTCGAACTCAGTGAAAAAGTCGGCAGTTTTGAGGGGGCTGTTTTCCAGCAGAAAGCAGTGGTCGGGCAAGCCGCATCCGGGGAATCGCAGGTGATGGCCGATGCCGCCTCCGCACTGACTAACCTGGGATACCCACCGGCAACCGCCTGGCAGGCGTTGCGCGCAGTGGAACAGCAGCTGGATGAGGCGGCAGGTTCGGTACGGGTCGAGGAGTTGATCCGTTTGGCGCTGCAGTCTTTGGCCACGCGGAGTTGA
- a CDS encoding S41 family peptidase codes for MAGLTVIDGYALLGRRFRLCWFLNPMTVALICLCGLCGGLPAQAVESGLPPDQLRHIDAAVAKIRSYALNVPASPTRIGEDILRAYTRSLDPYSDYLSAGEYAGFLDSTSSDYFGVQMDLQQKEGRLLLFPFKGGLAEKSGIHAGDELLAVNGAPVYGRPIYVVGSHIRGEEGTTVKLTLRTGHALARSVSLRRSRAHYQSVRGHRGRLAHCIEISRFTRDTSAQLKEILAQLGGKEIVLVDLRGNQGGSLIDARRCADFFMEKGGVLFRLRGRDGERVVKAEEPMVAANPVVLLQDEATASAAEAFILALHANHRAMTAGTTSYGKGLAQRFLPLDDGAALRLTYAEILAADGSDYHGRGLVPDRPLPETLLNADYSQPSNMEKLLVFLHLSSS; via the coding sequence ATGGCTGGCTTGACTGTCATTGATGGATATGCCCTGTTGGGGCGGCGATTTCGGCTGTGCTGGTTTCTTAATCCGATGACCGTTGCCCTCATCTGTTTGTGCGGGCTCTGTGGGGGGCTGCCTGCACAGGCGGTGGAATCGGGGTTGCCCCCTGATCAACTGCGCCATATTGACGCCGCCGTTGCCAAGATTCGCTCCTACGCCCTTAATGTCCCTGCTTCGCCGACACGGATCGGAGAAGATATCCTTCGTGCCTACACCCGTTCCCTTGATCCTTATTCCGATTACCTCTCAGCCGGGGAATATGCCGGTTTTCTTGATTCAACCAGTTCCGATTATTTCGGGGTGCAGATGGATCTGCAGCAGAAGGAGGGGAGGCTGCTGCTGTTTCCCTTTAAAGGAGGACTGGCGGAAAAAAGCGGTATACATGCAGGAGATGAGTTGCTCGCGGTCAACGGTGCCCCGGTGTATGGCAGGCCCATCTATGTGGTGGGATCGCACATTCGCGGTGAAGAAGGGACAACGGTCAAGCTCACCCTGCGTACCGGCCATGCTCTGGCCCGTTCTGTCAGTCTGCGTCGTTCCCGTGCCCATTACCAGTCCGTTCGGGGGCACCGCGGGCGTTTGGCGCACTGCATCGAAATCAGCCGTTTCACCCGCGATACTTCGGCGCAGCTGAAGGAAATTCTTGCACAACTTGGTGGAAAGGAAATTGTGCTCGTCGACCTGCGGGGGAACCAGGGGGGAAGCTTGATTGATGCCCGCAGATGCGCTGATTTTTTCATGGAAAAGGGTGGGGTGCTCTTTCGTCTGCGTGGGCGCGATGGCGAGAGGGTCGTCAAGGCGGAAGAACCAATGGTGGCAGCCAATCCGGTCGTCCTTCTCCAAGACGAAGCAACAGCCAGTGCGGCTGAGGCCTTTATACTGGCCCTGCACGCCAACCATCGGGCCATGACCGCCGGGACGACCAGCTACGGCAAGGGGCTGGCCCAGCGTTTTCTCCCTTTGGACGATGGGGCTGCTCTGCGTCTGACCTATGCCGAGATTCTTGCCGCGGACGGCAGTGACTACCATGGACGCGGGCTGGTGCCGGATCGTCCTTTACCGGAGACATTGCTGAACGCGGATTACAGTCAACCTTCGAATATGGAAAAATTATTGGTATTTTTGCACCTTTCATCATCTTGA
- a CDS encoding YMGG-like glycine zipper-containing protein, which translates to MTKGERDLARCMWSKVGDGFRMNKGVDMQGKKSLFVMMLCALFVVSGCANIKDDGTRTRVEGAGTGAVIGAVAGGILGQIIGGDTKGTLVGAAIGAAVGGAGGYAYGDHVANQKAKYAQEEDWLDACIAQAQQKNQELVAYNKDLRTQIKSLQRETASLRKQYKDKKTRVAKLKDKKAATDSLLKNAKDELASAKQELEAQQAVRKDAKESGKGDFVVSLDNEIAQLKRNIKELEKRTEELASMSASMSV; encoded by the coding sequence GTGACCAAAGGGGAACGCGACCTGGCCCGGTGCATGTGGAGCAAGGTCGGCGATGGTTTTCGAATGAACAAAGGAGTGGATATGCAAGGGAAAAAGTCTCTATTTGTGATGATGCTCTGTGCCCTGTTTGTGGTGAGCGGTTGCGCCAACATCAAGGATGACGGAACGAGAACGCGGGTGGAAGGTGCGGGAACCGGTGCGGTGATCGGTGCAGTGGCTGGAGGGATCCTTGGCCAGATCATCGGTGGTGATACCAAGGGGACTCTGGTGGGCGCGGCCATCGGTGCTGCGGTTGGTGGAGCCGGTGGATATGCCTATGGCGATCATGTCGCCAACCAGAAGGCGAAATATGCCCAGGAAGAGGACTGGCTGGATGCCTGTATTGCCCAGGCGCAGCAGAAAAATCAGGAACTTGTCGCCTACAATAAGGATTTACGGACGCAGATCAAGAGCTTGCAGCGAGAAACCGCGAGTCTTAGAAAACAGTACAAGGACAAGAAAACCCGTGTGGCCAAACTCAAGGATAAAAAGGCGGCCACGGACTCCCTGTTGAAAAACGCGAAGGACGAGCTTGCCTCTGCCAAGCAGGAACTGGAAGCGCAACAGGCGGTGCGCAAGGATGCCAAGGAGAGCGGCAAAGGGGACTTTGTGGTCTCGCTGGATAACGAGATCGCCCAGTTGAAACGCAACATCAAAGAGCTTGAGAAACGGACCGAGGAACTGGCCTCCATGTCTGCAAGCATGTCTGTCTAA